One window of Deltaproteobacteria bacterium genomic DNA carries:
- a CDS encoding mandelate racemase/muconate lactonizing enzyme family protein, with protein sequence MRVRNLDWTAFRLPFRGEFATAHTTFSHREGVIVRLTTDVGIVGLGEASPLPRDGKGALQEVLALLASAKTALIGKRVDEIESALRWPGRDRCAAAAVCCALDTAVCDALAKVAGISVAEFLAPCVSRSVVVNATVGASSTTDACKAALQARAASFACVKLKVGMTQNMEEEYERVANVRAALGPQMKLRLDANGAWGVEQAIRTIQALAACSLEFVEQPVRPGDLESMRRVREAVSTPIAADEDITDLDAAQHVLQLGAAQILVLKPMVIGGLRPARRIVERAQAAGAAVVVTTTLDAGVGAVAALHLAATLPQDSPACGLATGDLLASDLLVRPLAVNDGRMQLPERPGLGVELDVAKLQSYSGDKEGALR encoded by the coding sequence GTGAGAGTGCGCAACCTTGACTGGACCGCGTTTCGACTCCCGTTTCGCGGGGAATTTGCTACGGCGCACACGACCTTCTCCCACAGAGAAGGAGTTATTGTACGACTCACAACTGATGTGGGAATTGTCGGGTTGGGAGAAGCGTCCCCGCTCCCGCGGGACGGTAAGGGCGCATTGCAAGAGGTGCTGGCGCTGCTCGCCAGCGCGAAGACGGCGCTGATCGGCAAGCGAGTAGACGAGATTGAATCAGCTCTCAGGTGGCCGGGCCGGGATCGTTGCGCCGCAGCCGCTGTATGTTGCGCCTTGGACACGGCGGTTTGTGATGCGCTAGCGAAGGTGGCCGGGATTTCTGTTGCGGAGTTCTTGGCTCCATGCGTCAGCCGCTCGGTGGTCGTGAACGCCACCGTCGGCGCGTCCTCGACGACCGATGCCTGTAAAGCTGCACTACAAGCGCGGGCTGCTAGTTTTGCTTGCGTCAAGCTCAAGGTGGGCATGACGCAGAACATGGAGGAGGAATACGAGCGGGTAGCGAATGTGCGCGCCGCTCTAGGGCCACAGATGAAGCTGCGCCTCGACGCCAACGGCGCCTGGGGAGTCGAACAGGCGATCCGCACGATTCAGGCGTTAGCGGCGTGCAGTCTGGAATTCGTCGAACAACCAGTGCGCCCGGGCGACTTGGAGAGCATGAGGCGCGTGCGGGAAGCGGTCAGTACGCCGATTGCTGCCGATGAGGACATCACGGATCTAGACGCCGCCCAGCATGTCTTACAGCTCGGAGCCGCGCAGATCCTCGTCCTCAAACCGATGGTGATTGGTGGGCTGAGGCCGGCCCGGCGGATCGTTGAACGGGCGCAGGCTGCCGGCGCCGCTGTGGTCGTGACCACAACTTTGGATGCAGGGGTCGGCGCGGTGGCCGCGTTGCACCTAGCGGCAACCCTGCCGCAGGACAGTCCTGCGTGTGGACTGGCGACCGGCGACCTGCTTGCCAGCGATTTGCTCGTTCGCCCGCTGGCCGTCAATGATGGTCGCATGCAGCTTCCTGAAAGGCCTGGCCTTGGCGTCGAGTTAGATGTGGCGAAACTGCAAAGCTACAGTGGCGATAAGGAGGGGGCTCTCCGATAG
- a CDS encoding 1,4-dihydroxy-2-naphthoate polyprenyltransferase yields the protein METRIDHKAITGWQVWLMAARPATLPASIAPVLVGTAAGVHDGAFVLLPFLSALIAAVLIQIGANLANDLFDFEKGADTSQRLGPPRVTQSGLASPQQVRLAMILSFEAAALIGLYLITVGGWPILVVGVLCIAAGLAYTGGPWPLGYHGLGDLFVFLFFGLVAVIGSTYLQTGTLSPTAFAAALPVGCTVTAILVVNNLRDIETDRQAGKRTLAVRLGAPLTRAQYTLLLLLPYVLVTGFVLRGVFPHACWLVWLTLPLAVSLIRTVMRRAEGRALNTVLKGTGQLHLFFGSALAGGLLL from the coding sequence ATGGAAACGAGGATCGATCACAAGGCAATTACGGGATGGCAGGTCTGGCTAATGGCGGCGCGGCCCGCCACCTTGCCGGCATCAATTGCACCTGTGTTGGTGGGGACCGCCGCTGGCGTCCATGATGGCGCTTTCGTTCTGCTGCCGTTTCTGAGCGCTCTGATAGCCGCCGTGCTCATTCAGATTGGCGCCAACCTGGCGAACGATCTGTTTGACTTTGAGAAAGGCGCGGACACCAGCCAACGCCTGGGGCCGCCCCGTGTCACGCAAAGCGGGCTCGCCTCTCCCCAACAGGTGCGCTTGGCCATGATCCTGAGCTTTGAGGCCGCCGCGCTGATTGGTCTTTATTTGATCACCGTTGGCGGCTGGCCGATTCTCGTGGTCGGCGTGCTTTGCATCGCGGCTGGGCTTGCGTACACCGGCGGCCCCTGGCCCCTGGGCTATCATGGATTAGGCGATCTCTTTGTCTTTCTCTTCTTCGGCCTTGTTGCCGTGATAGGCAGCACGTATCTACAAACCGGTACGCTCAGTCCTACCGCCTTTGCCGCCGCGCTGCCGGTAGGATGCACGGTCACGGCAATTCTCGTGGTCAATAACCTGCGAGACATTGAAACCGATCGGCAGGCTGGCAAGAGAACCCTAGCCGTTCGCCTCGGCGCGCCGCTCACGCGCGCGCAGTACACGCTCTTACTGCTGCTTCCCTACGTGCTGGTGACCGGCTTTGTGTTACGGGGTGTGTTCCCACACGCGTGCTGGCTGGTCTGGCTGACGCTGCCCCTAGCGGTATCGCTCATCCGCACGGTGATGCGCAGAGCCGAGGGCCGCGCGCTCAACACCGTGCTCAAAGGCACGGGGCAATTGCATCTGTTCTTCGGTAGTGCGTTGGCTGGAGGTCTCCTCCTGTGA
- the menB gene encoding 1,4-dihydroxy-2-naphthoyl-CoA synthase, with product MRVAWKQVCPYQDILYETAEGMAKITINRPQVRNAFRPQTLFELQDAFARAREEQSVGVIIFTGAGTEAFCSGGDQRVRGEGGYVDDDGVPRLNVLELQRQIRTLPKAVIAMVAGFAIGGGHVLHLVCDLTIAAENAVFGQTGPKVGSFDAGYGATLLARIVGHKKAREIWFLCRQYSAQQALDMGLVNAVVPLERLEEETVQWAREILEKSPTAIRFLKAAFMADTDGLAGLQQLAGDATLLYYLTDEAKEGRNAFLEKRKPDFSQFPRFP from the coding sequence ATGCGCGTAGCCTGGAAACAAGTGTGTCCATACCAGGACATTCTCTACGAGACCGCAGAGGGAATGGCGAAGATTACCATTAACCGTCCCCAGGTCAGAAACGCCTTTCGCCCGCAGACCTTGTTCGAGTTGCAAGACGCCTTTGCGCGCGCTCGTGAAGAGCAGAGCGTTGGGGTCATCATTTTTACCGGGGCCGGTACGGAAGCCTTCTGCTCGGGAGGCGATCAGCGCGTGCGCGGAGAGGGTGGCTACGTCGACGACGACGGCGTCCCTCGCCTGAACGTGCTGGAGTTGCAGCGCCAGATCCGCACCCTCCCCAAGGCAGTGATCGCTATGGTCGCGGGGTTTGCCATCGGCGGCGGCCACGTCCTGCACCTCGTCTGTGACCTGACCATTGCCGCCGAGAACGCGGTCTTCGGCCAGACCGGCCCCAAGGTCGGCAGCTTTGACGCCGGTTATGGCGCCACACTGTTGGCGCGGATTGTCGGTCACAAGAAGGCGCGCGAGATATGGTTTCTCTGCCGCCAGTATTCGGCGCAGCAAGCCCTGGACATGGGGCTGGTGAACGCCGTCGTACCGCTGGAACGGTTGGAGGAAGAAACTGTGCAGTGGGCGCGGGAGATTCTGGAGAAGAGCCCGACGGCAATTCGTTTTCTCAAAGCCGCCTTCATGGCCGATACGGATGGTCTGGCCGGTCTCCAGCAATTGGCTGGAGACGCGACCTTGCTGTACTACCTGACGGACGAAGCGAAAGAAGGGCGAAATGCTTTTCTGGAGAAACGGAAACCCGATTTTTCTCAATTCCCGAGATTTCCGTGA
- the menH gene encoding 2-succinyl-6-hydroxy-2,4-cyclohexadiene-1-carboxylate synthase → MTRIAVNDIHLNVEVKHAGPALLLLHGFTGSCTTWVPHREAWREFTLIVVDLLGHGRSDCPADPDRYRMERCVADLLALLDRLGVQQTAVLGYSLGGRVALHLALHAPERLWALVLESASPGSTDAAERESRRHSDAVLAEAIERDGIVAFVNRWQALPLFATQAQLPGAVREELRRQRLDNNPQGLANSLRGLGAGMPEPVLQRLGQMQVPTLLLAGALDDKYCELARRMATVLPHQQLALVPESGHAVHLEQPVVFADTVQRFLDLCLQNKIGKKEKLRCA, encoded by the coding sequence ATGACACGGATCGCCGTGAACGACATCCACCTCAATGTGGAAGTGAAACACGCTGGTCCGGCACTACTCTTACTGCACGGCTTCACCGGCAGTTGCACGACCTGGGTTCCTCATAGAGAAGCCTGGCGGGAATTCACTCTTATTGTAGTTGATCTGCTGGGACATGGTCGTTCGGATTGCCCTGCTGATCCCGACCGCTACCGTATGGAGCGGTGTGTGGCGGATCTGCTAGCGCTGCTGGATCGGCTTGGCGTCCAGCAGACGGCTGTGCTGGGGTATTCCCTGGGAGGACGGGTCGCTCTCCACCTGGCGCTACACGCGCCGGAACGGCTCTGGGCGCTCGTGCTGGAGAGCGCTTCGCCCGGGAGCACGGACGCCGCCGAGCGGGAATCCCGACGCCACAGCGACGCTGTCCTGGCGGAGGCGATTGAACGAGACGGGATTGTCGCATTTGTGAACCGCTGGCAGGCGCTGCCCTTGTTCGCCACGCAAGCGCAGTTGCCGGGCGCTGTCCGTGAAGAGCTGAGACGCCAACGACTAGACAATAATCCGCAGGGATTGGCCAACAGTTTGCGAGGTCTGGGGGCGGGCATGCCGGAACCCGTGCTGCAACGCCTTGGACAAATGCAGGTTCCGACGCTGCTCCTCGCTGGTGCCCTGGACGACAAATATTGTGAATTAGCCCGCCGGATGGCGACGGTGCTGCCCCATCAACAATTGGCGCTCGTGCCGGAGAGCGGACACGCCGTCCACCTGGAGCAGCCCGTAGTCTTCGCCGACACTGTCCAACGATTTCTCGATCTCTGTCTGCAAAATAAAATCGGAAAGAAGGAGAAACTGAGATGCGCGTAG
- the menD gene encoding 2-succinyl-5-enolpyruvyl-6-hydroxy-3-cyclohexene-1-carboxylic-acid synthase, whose amino-acid sequence MGAEQHASLTAGHLLHLFVGSFVDELARAGVSHVCLCPGSRSTPLALLLRKHPSITVWTHVDERSAAFFALGIAKALGEPVAVVSTSGTAAVNFAPAVVEAYYAHVSLLVLTADRPPELRHVGALQTIDQVRLFGPHVKWFVEMPLPDATEETVRYARTIACRAAATARADGAGPVHINFPFREPLIPNRQQAPSTDCVGPSVAIVRTPRRPDRAELADLAADVRAVRRGLIVCGPQDDLQFPPAVARLAEALDWPLLADPLSQTRCGGHHNRCIIDSYDAFLRTEEVARLLAPELVLRFGATPVSKPLLQYLQRHAACRQILIDGGDGWHDPALTASEVRYTHPRLLCETLLSALPAGPQPSRVNAWKDRWVMVGERTRATLQAHLRQSADFSEPRVFVELGDLLPPGATLVAGNSMPVRDLDTFFPGNSQTVRFLANRGASGIDGVVSTALGVSAVSPGPMLLTIGDLSFYHDLNGLLAAKQHQLRATIVLLQNDGGGIFSFLPQAQDQEHFEELFGTPHGLDFRPAAEMYGLDYQRPADWEEFRTAVRRSLDAPGVTLIEVRTERRANVELHRRLWEAVSQSVGKSLNDGRPA is encoded by the coding sequence ATGGGCGCTGAACAGCACGCAAGTCTAACCGCAGGCCATCTCCTGCATCTGTTCGTTGGCTCTTTTGTCGATGAATTGGCTCGTGCAGGTGTCTCCCACGTGTGTCTCTGTCCAGGCTCGCGCTCCACGCCGCTGGCGCTGCTCCTGCGCAAGCACCCGTCCATTACCGTCTGGACCCATGTGGATGAGCGTTCGGCTGCCTTCTTTGCCTTGGGAATAGCCAAAGCCCTTGGGGAACCGGTTGCCGTTGTTTCTACTTCGGGGACAGCGGCGGTGAATTTTGCTCCTGCTGTCGTAGAAGCGTATTACGCCCATGTGTCATTGCTCGTGCTCACGGCAGACCGGCCGCCGGAACTCCGTCACGTCGGTGCGCTCCAAACCATTGACCAGGTGCGGTTGTTTGGCCCTCACGTCAAATGGTTCGTCGAGATGCCGCTCCCAGACGCCACGGAGGAGACGGTCCGCTACGCGCGCACTATTGCTTGCCGGGCGGCGGCAACGGCGCGCGCCGACGGTGCCGGTCCGGTTCATATCAATTTCCCGTTTCGTGAACCCTTGATCCCGAATAGGCAACAGGCACCGTCCACGGATTGTGTCGGCCCTTCGGTTGCTATCGTGCGCACGCCGCGCCGACCGGACCGCGCCGAGCTGGCCGACTTGGCTGCCGACGTACGCGCGGTCAGACGCGGGCTCATCGTCTGCGGACCGCAGGATGATCTGCAGTTTCCTCCGGCGGTAGCGCGATTGGCGGAGGCGCTGGACTGGCCGCTGTTGGCGGACCCGCTCTCGCAGACGCGCTGTGGCGGTCATCATAATCGGTGCATTATCGACAGTTACGACGCGTTCCTGCGTACTGAGGAAGTTGCCCGCCTCCTGGCCCCCGAGCTGGTTCTCCGCTTTGGCGCGACGCCAGTGTCCAAACCGCTCCTTCAGTACTTGCAACGCCATGCCGCCTGCCGACAGATCCTGATTGACGGAGGCGACGGCTGGCATGATCCGGCTCTGACTGCGAGTGAGGTGCGCTACACGCATCCACGCCTCCTGTGTGAGACGCTGCTCAGCGCCCTGCCCGCAGGCCCTCAGCCGTCTCGTGTAAATGCATGGAAGGATCGCTGGGTAATGGTGGGAGAGCGGACCAGAGCGACATTGCAGGCACACCTCCGCCAGAGCGCTGACTTCTCCGAGCCGCGCGTCTTCGTTGAACTGGGGGATCTTCTTCCGCCCGGTGCCACGCTGGTCGCCGGGAACAGCATGCCAGTGCGGGACCTCGACACCTTCTTCCCCGGAAACTCCCAGACCGTCCGTTTCCTGGCCAACCGGGGCGCAAGCGGTATCGACGGTGTCGTGTCCACCGCCCTGGGCGTGAGTGCGGTCAGTCCTGGTCCGATGCTTCTCACCATTGGCGACCTTTCTTTCTACCACGACCTCAATGGACTTCTCGCCGCCAAGCAGCATCAGCTACGAGCGACCATTGTCCTCCTTCAGAACGATGGCGGCGGGATTTTCTCGTTCCTGCCGCAGGCGCAAGATCAGGAGCATTTTGAAGAGTTATTTGGTACTCCTCACGGACTCGACTTCCGTCCTGCTGCGGAGATGTACGGCCTGGACTACCAACGGCCTGCGGATTGGGAAGAGTTCCGTACCGCAGTGCGACGTTCCCTGGACGCTCCAGGAGTTACCTTGATCGAGGTGCGAACCGAGCGCCGCGCCAACGTGGAACTGCATCGCCGTCTCTGGGAGGCGGTGTCTCAATCGGTCGGAAAATCCCTGAACGACGGGAGACCTGCATGA
- a CDS encoding isochorismate synthase, which yields MSASFPYAEVACRLPRLLAAGQQEAARRGHAMLVSVTVDIPPVEPAVLFSQTPSHERILWEQPSQDLSMVAFGAATRLNGHGKGRFSQLSAGWCGLLSRALVDAVSSCPLPTPISLGGFAFDPTRRADSDWEEYPDALLVIPRFLFLSCAGSSWLTVNMLVTPDCDRQAAAAAVVGSLCTLQGEEGAGIGEESSGCMEVQQDEAQAVRWKEKVLAVVREIESGALEKLVLARSVHVHSPQSFDPGAVLRKLCAGYRHCTLFAFASRQRCFVGATPERLVRLEGRTVRTDCLAGSTRRGATDDEDRTLGEALLADRKEQREHALVMRALRNMLEPLCVRFSVPETPSLLGLPNVQHLHTPVEGELKEASDIFTLVAALHPTPATGGLPRETACSLLRTYEDFDRGWYAGPVGWVDGQGGGEFAVAIRSALLRGREARLYAGCGIVAGSDPEREYTESCLKLRPMLWALNSTQV from the coding sequence ATGAGCGCCTCTTTTCCATACGCCGAGGTTGCCTGTCGATTGCCTCGTCTGCTAGCCGCTGGCCAGCAAGAAGCGGCGCGGCGCGGTCACGCTATGCTCGTCAGCGTCACTGTAGATATCCCTCCGGTGGAGCCTGCCGTATTGTTTAGCCAGACTCCGAGCCACGAGCGGATCTTGTGGGAACAACCAAGCCAGGACCTGTCGATGGTTGCGTTCGGGGCGGCGACACGGCTAAACGGTCACGGCAAAGGACGGTTTTCACAGCTCTCTGCTGGCTGGTGCGGTCTCTTATCGCGCGCTCTTGTTGACGCGGTGTCCTCGTGTCCTTTGCCTACTCCCATCAGCCTCGGCGGTTTCGCTTTTGATCCTACCCGTCGGGCAGACTCCGATTGGGAAGAGTACCCAGACGCGTTGCTGGTGATCCCTCGTTTCCTTTTCCTTTCTTGCGCGGGATCGTCCTGGCTCACGGTGAACATGCTCGTGACGCCGGATTGTGACAGACAGGCCGCCGCCGCTGCTGTCGTAGGTTCCCTCTGTACACTCCAAGGAGAAGAGGGGGCGGGAATAGGGGAGGAATCGTCTGGGTGCATGGAGGTCCAGCAAGACGAGGCGCAAGCTGTCCGGTGGAAAGAAAAAGTTCTCGCTGTTGTCAGGGAGATCGAGAGCGGGGCGCTTGAAAAGCTCGTGCTGGCGCGGTCGGTGCATGTCCACTCCCCTCAATCGTTTGATCCAGGTGCCGTCCTACGGAAGCTCTGCGCCGGCTACCGCCATTGCACGCTTTTCGCTTTTGCTAGCCGACAACGTTGCTTTGTCGGGGCGACGCCAGAACGATTAGTCCGTCTGGAGGGAAGAACCGTACGAACCGACTGTCTTGCCGGCTCGACACGGCGGGGCGCTACTGACGATGAAGACCGCACTCTTGGGGAGGCGCTGCTGGCGGACCGTAAAGAACAGCGTGAGCATGCCTTGGTCATGCGCGCGCTACGGAACATGCTGGAACCCCTCTGCGTGCGATTCAGCGTTCCGGAGACGCCAAGTTTACTGGGTCTGCCCAACGTACAACACCTGCATACTCCTGTGGAAGGCGAGTTAAAGGAAGCAAGCGACATCTTTACACTCGTCGCGGCATTACATCCCACGCCGGCGACAGGAGGTCTGCCCCGGGAAACGGCCTGCTCCCTCCTCCGGACCTATGAAGATTTCGATCGCGGCTGGTATGCCGGCCCGGTGGGATGGGTCGATGGACAAGGCGGCGGCGAGTTTGCAGTGGCGATCCGGTCAGCGTTGCTTCGCGGTCGCGAAGCCCGACTCTACGCAGGGTGCGGCATCGTGGCTGGGTCGGACCCGGAACGCGAGTATACGGAGTCCTGTCTCAAGCTGAGGCCAATGTTATGGGCGCTGAACAGCACGCAAGTCTAA
- a CDS encoding TetR/AcrR family transcriptional regulator, protein MRTLLQQTRSSDRYQRILDAALQVFSQRGYRDASVDDIAGTAQTSKGGVYFHFPNKEAIFLALLQRTATRLLEKIEEAVAVADDPLAKADAALLTVLRTFARHRALARLFMVEALGAGREFHQRMAEVRNDFTMIIKRHLDSAVEEGVIEPIDTEIAARSWFGSLNEVITQWILSGRPKQLEDAYAVLRVFLLRSVGIQEPFPYMGQKR, encoded by the coding sequence ATGCGAACGTTACTCCAACAAACTCGCTCCTCGGATCGGTACCAGCGCATTCTCGATGCCGCGCTACAGGTCTTCTCGCAGCGAGGCTACCGTGATGCCAGTGTCGATGATATCGCCGGAACCGCGCAGACGTCCAAAGGCGGAGTGTACTTCCACTTTCCGAACAAAGAAGCGATTTTCCTGGCGCTCCTTCAACGGACGGCGACGCGATTGCTGGAGAAAATCGAAGAAGCGGTGGCGGTGGCGGACGACCCCTTGGCGAAGGCTGACGCCGCCTTGCTGACGGTTCTGCGCACGTTCGCTCGTCATCGTGCTCTGGCCCGCTTGTTCATGGTTGAGGCGTTGGGAGCTGGACGGGAGTTTCACCAACGGATGGCGGAGGTCCGCAATGACTTTACCATGATCATTAAGCGCCATTTGGATAGCGCCGTAGAAGAAGGCGTGATTGAGCCGATCGATACGGAGATTGCCGCGCGGTCATGGTTCGGGTCCTTGAATGAGGTCATTACCCAGTGGATTTTGTCCGGGCGACCCAAACAGCTGGAGGATGCATACGCCGTTCTGCGCGTCTTCCTGCTGCGCAGCGTCGGAATACAAGAACCCTTTCCCTACATGGGACAGAAGCGATGA
- a CDS encoding alpha/beta fold hydrolase, whose product MLSLFHQLPQYWMDGAIRSLDGLRHGLTEPFPMQEDPPSVTPYTVIYEEGKVRLRYYQAAGMTRTTPLLIVYPLIKRPFILDLLLGKSVVQNLLAQGIDVYLTDWIPPTRADSWRGFDAYVNGDVANAVRAVQAHSGTEQVPLLGYCFGALLATIYTALHPETVDNLITLTLPLDMSAREIPLFHMLDKLRPETIHLLTATYGNCPAWFVKTGFTAMSPVHHALDKYMGLYRNQEKEGYAEMFDLFERWMNSDVPLAGRIFREVTQDIFQKNLLRRNQLRVGGEVVDLRRITCPVLNAVAEHDDVVHPQSSLPLPECIGSTDKANLIIPTGHVGVAVSAAAHKKLWPHVGQWLREHAAPPPAVRMPHSSERYMH is encoded by the coding sequence ATGTTGTCTTTATTTCACCAGCTCCCCCAGTACTGGATGGATGGCGCTATCCGTTCTCTCGACGGTCTGCGTCACGGGTTGACCGAACCGTTTCCCATGCAAGAAGATCCACCCTCGGTCACGCCCTATACGGTGATCTACGAAGAAGGGAAGGTGCGACTGCGCTACTACCAGGCAGCGGGCATGACCCGCACCACGCCGTTGCTCATCGTCTATCCCCTGATAAAACGTCCCTTCATCCTGGACCTCCTGCTAGGCAAAAGTGTCGTACAGAACCTGCTCGCGCAAGGGATCGATGTGTATTTGACAGACTGGATTCCACCCACCCGCGCTGATAGTTGGCGTGGGTTCGACGCCTATGTCAATGGTGATGTAGCCAACGCCGTGCGCGCAGTGCAAGCGCATAGCGGCACCGAGCAGGTCCCGCTGCTCGGGTACTGCTTCGGCGCGTTGCTGGCGACGATCTACACGGCGCTCCACCCCGAGACGGTGGACAATCTCATTACGCTCACTTTGCCGCTTGACATGAGTGCCCGCGAAATTCCCCTCTTTCATATGCTTGACAAGCTGCGGCCGGAAACTATTCACCTGCTCACTGCCACCTATGGCAACTGTCCTGCTTGGTTTGTCAAAACCGGATTCACGGCGATGTCTCCCGTCCATCACGCGCTGGACAAATATATGGGGTTGTATCGGAACCAAGAGAAGGAAGGGTATGCGGAGATGTTTGATCTGTTCGAGCGCTGGATGAATAGCGATGTGCCGCTGGCCGGTCGCATCTTTCGTGAAGTGACACAGGATATCTTTCAGAAGAACTTGCTGCGGCGCAATCAACTGCGGGTGGGCGGAGAGGTGGTGGATCTGCGACGCATTACATGTCCGGTCCTGAACGCTGTCGCTGAACATGATGACGTTGTGCATCCGCAGTCTAGCCTACCGCTCCCCGAGTGCATCGGCAGTACGGACAAGGCGAATCTGATCATTCCCACCGGCCATGTCGGCGTGGCCGTGAGCGCCGCGGCGCACAAGAAACTCTGGCCGCACGTGGGACAGTGGCTGCGGGAACACGCCGCGCCGCCTCCGGCCGTGAGAATGCCACATTCCTCGGAACGTTACATGCATTAA
- a CDS encoding zinc-binding dehydrogenase, protein MKGTIAVFSAPCSELELREYTLPEVGPEDMLVKIHRANICGSDLHMWRGHGPRLASGIPRVLGHEMMGEVYRLGAGVRRDCLGQPLREGDRVVYGYFVPCGACPACLDGTPACPNRYRHWLGQSVEEAPHFRGAYGEYYYLHRGQTVCKVPSELSDAMVSAVNCALCEALYGLDQIGVRLGDTVVIQGAGGLGLYATALAKDMGAGQVIVLGRRRERLALARAFGADLTLSSDETSEDDRRALVFGSTRGQGADVVAEFVGAPHVVEEGLRLLRPGGRYLWVGNVTPGLFANLDPGTAVRSAHVMKGVIAYAPWVLPRALDFLVRRRHVYPFEEIISHTMPFVDINAAFTFANSGQALRVSMTV, encoded by the coding sequence ATGAAGGGCACAATCGCGGTGTTCTCCGCTCCCTGCTCGGAGTTGGAGCTGCGGGAATATACCCTGCCAGAGGTGGGGCCGGAGGACATGTTGGTGAAAATTCATCGCGCCAATATCTGCGGTTCCGACTTGCACATGTGGCGCGGCCATGGCCCACGTCTGGCTTCGGGAATTCCCCGTGTCCTCGGCCACGAGATGATGGGCGAGGTGTACCGTTTGGGCGCGGGCGTGCGGAGGGATTGTCTTGGTCAGCCCCTGCGCGAAGGGGACCGGGTGGTCTATGGCTATTTTGTCCCATGCGGCGCTTGTCCCGCCTGCCTCGACGGGACGCCAGCGTGTCCGAACCGCTACCGTCATTGGCTGGGGCAGAGTGTGGAAGAGGCTCCGCACTTCCGGGGAGCGTATGGGGAGTATTACTACCTCCATCGCGGCCAGACGGTCTGTAAAGTCCCGTCGGAACTCAGCGACGCGATGGTCTCGGCGGTCAACTGCGCGTTATGTGAAGCGCTCTACGGACTGGATCAGATCGGCGTGCGGCTCGGGGACACCGTCGTCATCCAGGGAGCCGGCGGCTTAGGGTTGTACGCCACCGCGCTCGCTAAAGACATGGGCGCGGGTCAAGTCATCGTCCTGGGGCGTCGGCGCGAGCGACTAGCGCTCGCGCGCGCCTTTGGCGCGGACCTGACGCTGAGCAGTGACGAGACTAGCGAGGATGATCGCCGCGCGCTCGTCTTTGGCTCCACCCGCGGGCAAGGCGCGGATGTTGTCGCGGAATTCGTTGGCGCGCCGCACGTCGTCGAAGAAGGTCTTCGACTCTTGCGACCCGGCGGACGGTATCTATGGGTGGGCAATGTGACCCCGGGCCTCTTTGCTAATCTCGACCCGGGAACGGCCGTGCGATCGGCGCACGTCATGAAGGGGGTGATTGCGTACGCCCCGTGGGTGTTGCCGCGGGCGCTCGATTTTCTCGTGCGTCGCCGCCATGTCTATCCCTTTGAGGAGATTATTTCTCACACTATGCCGTTTGTGGACATCAACGCTGCGTTTACCTTCGCCAACAGCGGACAGGCCCTGCGTGTGTCGATGACGGTCTAA